A single region of the Enterobacter cloacae complex sp. R_G8 genome encodes:
- the fliK gene encoding flagellar hook length control protein FliK codes for MITLQQLLMTDSDLSGGMQTGKGTDGAQDFLSLLAGALTDASGQGKDAPLTLADLKAAGSKLSKVAKDAGEESTLQAKIADLLARQSTLTGDETAQTTPLQTLVSGLMPASKGDALKTLTTANSGDDSKTELSEEELAGLSALMAMLPHQQTPTAVTAPATGSEGITAKSALTSATLSQNGAHALSSALTGQEKAQPASAYQAQAANVDPSLPASAPATPALAVAAEKQDLASVSSSSTPTATLAPIVTSHASAQPAATVATAPVLSQPLGTHEWQQNLSQHITLFAKQGQQTAELRLNPEDLGQVHISLKLDNDQAQLQMVSAHGHVRAALEAALPVLRTSLAENGIQLTQSSVSSESFAGQQQSSSQQQQQASRSGQHGGFTEESEELLPTPAALQSAASGNRAVDIFA; via the coding sequence ATGATCACACTGCAACAACTGCTGATGACCGACAGCGACCTGTCAGGCGGCATGCAAACGGGGAAAGGCACCGACGGTGCGCAAGACTTTCTTTCTCTGCTGGCGGGCGCCTTAACGGACGCCAGCGGTCAGGGCAAAGATGCGCCGCTGACATTGGCCGACCTGAAGGCGGCGGGCAGCAAGCTGTCAAAGGTCGCGAAGGACGCCGGGGAAGAGTCTACCCTGCAGGCGAAAATTGCCGATCTGCTTGCGCGTCAATCCACGCTGACGGGCGATGAAACAGCGCAGACGACGCCGCTACAGACGCTGGTCTCCGGGCTGATGCCTGCCTCAAAGGGCGATGCCCTGAAGACGTTGACCACAGCAAATAGCGGGGATGACAGCAAAACCGAGCTGAGCGAAGAAGAGCTGGCGGGCTTAAGTGCGCTGATGGCCATGCTGCCACATCAGCAAACGCCAACGGCAGTGACCGCACCGGCGACCGGCAGTGAGGGGATCACGGCGAAATCTGCCCTGACCTCCGCAACGCTTTCGCAAAATGGTGCGCACGCGTTGAGCAGCGCGCTGACGGGCCAGGAAAAAGCACAGCCCGCTTCCGCGTATCAGGCTCAGGCGGCAAACGTCGATCCTTCCCTGCCAGCCAGCGCACCGGCCACGCCAGCCCTCGCCGTCGCGGCCGAGAAACAGGATCTCGCCAGCGTGTCGTCATCCTCAACGCCGACCGCCACCCTGGCCCCGATCGTTACCAGCCATGCGTCCGCGCAGCCTGCCGCAACCGTTGCCACCGCTCCGGTGCTGAGTCAGCCGCTCGGCACCCACGAATGGCAACAGAACCTGAGCCAGCACATCACGCTGTTTGCGAAGCAAGGACAGCAAACCGCAGAGTTGCGCCTGAACCCGGAAGATCTGGGCCAGGTGCACATTTCGCTGAAGCTGGATAATGATCAGGCGCAGCTGCAGATGGTGTCTGCGCACGGCCACGTGCGTGCCGCACTGGAAGCCGCCCTGCCGGTACTGCGTACGTCACTGGCGGAGAACGGCATTCAGCTTACGCAGAGTAGCGTCAGCAGCGAGAGCTTTGCCGGGCAGCAGCAGTCTTCGTCCCAGCAGCAACAGCAGGCGTCGCGTTCCGGCCAACATGGCGGATTTACTGAAGAGAGCGAGGAGTTACTGCCGACCCCGGCAGCCCTGCAATCCGCTGCGAGCGGCAACCGCGCCGTAGACATCTTCGCCTAA
- the fliJ gene encoding flagellar export protein FliJ: MAQNSALSTLKDLAEKEVDDAALQLGAMRRGCQQAEEQLKMLIDYQHEYRTNLNTDMTQGIGSQRWINYQQFIQTLEKAIEQHRQQLQQWTQKVDTALNFWREKKQRLQAWQTLQDRQIAAATLAENRQDQKKMDEFAQRASMRKPE; encoded by the coding sequence ATGGCGCAAAACAGCGCGTTATCAACGCTGAAAGATCTGGCTGAAAAAGAAGTTGATGATGCCGCATTGCAGCTTGGCGCAATGCGACGCGGGTGCCAGCAGGCTGAAGAACAGTTGAAGATGTTAATCGACTATCAGCATGAGTATCGCACCAACCTCAATACTGACATGACACAGGGCATTGGAAGCCAGCGCTGGATTAACTATCAGCAGTTTATTCAGACGCTGGAGAAGGCGATAGAACAGCATCGCCAGCAGCTTCAGCAATGGACCCAAAAAGTCGACACCGCGCTGAATTTCTGGCGCGAGAAGAAGCAGCGGCTGCAGGCCTGGCAGACCTTACAGGACCGGCAGATTGCCGCAGCGACGCTGGCGGAAAACCGCCAGGATCAGAAAAAAATGGATGAGTTTGCCCAGCGCGCATCAATGAGGAAACCGGAATGA